One genomic region from bacterium encodes:
- a CDS encoding PASTA domain-containing protein gives MASHPASRALLRWFTVVAGIFVVLILLFFIFDRFVMPLYTRQGIERPIPELVGLSTEEAKRRADSSGFIVVLDAPKMGGNVPEGTVLEQRPFARALAKPGRKIRVVPAVDVKRDLAPDVVGLKVRDAQIRCRNVNLLCTSADIVYEFSSEIPRDIIVSQEPEPGASVAPGDAVKLMVSLGPRPDHFFIPYLMEKPLHEARLLLRESGLKLGRIVRKETDLYPTGTVIAQSLRSGQEVEPETAVDLVVAVPVLRAAPDVNPVDSLETEDSSRTISTGEVD, from the coding sequence ATGGCATCTCATCCCGCCTCCCGCGCCCTTCTCCGCTGGTTCACGGTCGTGGCGGGCATTTTTGTTGTCCTGATTCTGCTGTTTTTCATTTTCGACCGCTTCGTGATGCCGCTCTACACCCGCCAGGGAATCGAGCGACCGATTCCTGAGTTGGTGGGATTATCCACCGAAGAGGCCAAGCGTCGAGCGGATTCGTCCGGCTTCATCGTCGTGTTGGACGCACCCAAAATGGGCGGCAACGTTCCCGAAGGCACCGTTCTGGAGCAGCGACCCTTTGCCCGGGCGCTCGCCAAACCCGGCCGGAAGATCCGCGTGGTTCCGGCGGTGGACGTGAAACGGGATCTGGCTCCCGACGTGGTTGGCCTCAAGGTGCGCGACGCGCAGATTCGCTGCCGGAACGTGAATCTGCTGTGTACGAGTGCGGATATTGTCTATGAATTCTCGAGTGAGATTCCTCGGGACATCATCGTCTCTCAAGAACCGGAACCGGGGGCGAGTGTTGCCCCGGGGGACGCCGTGAAACTGATGGTTTCCCTCGGACCGCGTCCCGATCACTTCTTTATTCCGTATCTGATGGAGAAGCCCCTTCACGAGGCGCGCCTGCTTCTGAGGGAATCGGGACTCAAACTGGGACGGATCGTGCGCAAAGAGACGGATCTCTATCCGACCGGAACCGTGATCGCGCAGTCGCTGCGCTCCGGTCAGGAGGTGGAACCGGAGACGGCGGTGGATCTCGTCGTGGCGGTTCCCGTCTTGCGCGCGGCGCCGGATGTGAATCCGGTGGATTCTCTGGAGACCGAAGATTCGTCCCGAACAATTTCAACGGGAGAAGTGGATTGA